A genome region from Brassica oleracea var. oleracea cultivar TO1000 chromosome C2, BOL, whole genome shotgun sequence includes the following:
- the LOC106324723 gene encoding flavonol synthase/flavanone 3-hydroxylase-like: MSKRNRSKQNKKMNKNKKDVKIETEKSSMMDEWPEPIVRVQSLAESNLSTLPDRYIKPASQRPTMTEDAPAATNIPIIDLEGLFSEDGSSDDVIMAKISEACREWGFFQVVNHGVRPELMDAARENWREFFHLPVNAKETYSNSPRTYEGYGSRLGVEKGAILDWSDYYYLHHLPPHLKDFNKWPSSPPTIREVIDEYGKEVVQLCERIMRVLSSNLGLDKDKFQEAFGGKNIGACLRVNYYPKCPRPELALGLSSHSDPGGMTILLPDDQVFGLQVRKDNTWITVKPHPHAFIVNIGDQIQILSNSTYKSVEHRVIVNSERERVSLAFFYNPKSDIPIQPLQELVSTHNPPLYPPMTFDQYRLFIRTQGPRGKSHVESHVSPR, from the exons ATGAGCAAGAGAAATCGATCAAAACAAAACAAAAAGATGAACAAGAACAAGAAGGATGTGAAGATCGAGACAGAGAAAAGCTCAATGATGGACGAGTGGCCTGAGCCAATCGTCAGAGTCCAGTCCTTAGCCGAAAGCAACCTCTCCACTCTCCCCGACCGCTACATCAAACCAGCCTCTCAACGCCCTACCATGACCGAGGACGCTCCTGCAGCGACCAACATACCAATCATAGACCTTGAAGGACTGTTCTCGGAAGATGGGTCGTCGGATGACGTCATCATGGCTAAGATATCGGAGGCTTGCCGTGAGTGGGGATTCTTCCAGGTGGTGAACCACGGTGTGAGGCCGGAGCTGATGGACGCGGCTAGAGAGAATTGGAGAGAGTTTTTCCACTTGCCGGTCAATGCTAAAGAGACATATTCGAACTCACCAAGGACCTATGAAGGCTATGGAAGTAGGTTAGGAGTTGAGAAAGGAGCCATTCTTGATTGGAGTGATTATTATTATCTTCATCATCTTCCTCCTCATTTGAAAGATTTCAATAAGTGGCCTTCTTCGCCTCCCACCATTAG AGAAGTGATCGATGAATATGGCAAGGAAGTAGTACAATTATGCGAGAGGATTATGAGGGTATTATCGTCAAATTTGGGACTCGACAAAGATAAGTTTCAAGAAGCTTTTGGAGGTAAAAACATTGGAGCATGTTTGAGGGTTAATTACTACCCAAAATGCCCTCGACCGGAGCTGGCTCTCGGTCTCTCTTCTCATTCTGATCCTGGAGGTATGACCATTCTTTTACCAGACGATCAAGTCTTTGGTCTCCAGGTCCGCAAAGATAATACATGGATCACTGTCAAGCCTCATCCCCATGCTTTCATTGTCAATATTGGTGATCAAATCCAG ATTCTAAGCAACTCAACATACAAGAGTGTGGAGCATAGAGTGATAGTGAACTCAGAGAGAGAGAGAGTTTCACTTGCTTTCTTCTACAATCCTAAAAGCGATATTCCTATCCAACCATTACAAGAACTTGTATCCACTCATAATCCTCCTTTATATCCTCCAATGACCTTTGATCAATATAGACTCTTTATCAGAACTCAAGGTCCACGAGGAAAATCCCATGTTGAATCTCATGTTTCTCCTCGTTAA